Proteins encoded by one window of Actinocorallia herbida:
- a CDS encoding SDR family NAD(P)-dependent oxidoreductase: MWRTAMVTGASSGIGESFARLLAARGADLVLVARRGEVLEALAAELRGRGVRAEVLAADLTLPDDLARVRARAAEVDLLVNNAGFGAFGGFAELPADDHRRQVTLNVTALMELSHAALGAMAARGRGGILNVASVAAYAPSPGSAVYGASKAFVVSFTESLHVEAKAAGVHVTALCPGFTRTEDGAPTGLVWLGREKVAAAGLAAVERGKDRCVPGAQYRALVPVLALVPAGLRRTVSGVLWRRLLEAERRRDL, from the coding sequence ATGTGGCGGACGGCGATGGTGACCGGGGCGTCGAGCGGGATCGGGGAGTCCTTCGCGCGGCTGCTCGCGGCGCGCGGCGCGGACCTGGTGCTCGTGGCGCGGCGCGGTGAGGTGCTCGAGGCGCTGGCGGCGGAGCTGCGCGGACGAGGCGTGCGGGCGGAGGTCCTGGCGGCCGACCTGACGCTGCCGGATGATCTCGCCCGGGTGCGCGCGCGGGCGGCGGAAGTGGATCTGCTGGTGAACAACGCCGGGTTCGGGGCCTTCGGCGGATTCGCCGAGCTGCCCGCCGACGACCACCGCAGGCAGGTGACGCTCAATGTGACCGCCCTCATGGAGCTGAGTCACGCGGCGCTCGGCGCGATGGCGGCCCGGGGACGCGGCGGCATCCTGAACGTCGCGTCCGTCGCCGCCTACGCCCCCTCGCCCGGCAGCGCCGTGTACGGGGCGTCCAAGGCGTTCGTCGTGTCGTTCACCGAGAGCCTGCACGTGGAGGCGAAGGCCGCGGGGGTCCACGTGACCGCCCTGTGCCCCGGCTTCACCCGGACCGAGGACGGCGCCCCGACCGGCCTCGTCTGGCTCGGCCGGGAGAAGGTGGCCGCCGCGGGGTTGGCCGCCGTCGAGCGGGGCAAAGACAGGTGCGTGCCCGGCGCGCAGTACCGTGCGCTGGTGCCGGTGCTCGCCCTGGTGCCGGCGGGCCTGCGCCGCACGGTTTCTGGTGTTCTGTGGCGGCGGCTTCTCGAGGCCGAGCGGCGGCGAGACTTGTGA
- a CDS encoding acyl-ACP desaturase, with protein MLNELEPVVEKELNRHLSMAKEWFPHEYVPWGKGRDYAFLGGEDWVPEDSKVSDAAREALLVNLLTEDNLPGYHSAISRIMGREGAWGTWVNRWTAEENRHGIVIRDFLTVTRAVDPVVLEKARMQHMEIGYEPDHGEKVLHGVAYVSFQELATRVSHRNTGRASEDPLCEQMMQRVAADENLHMIFYRNVLGASFEVAPNAAMRAVADVVKGFQMPGYTIDGFLRKSVAIANAGIYDLRLHHDEVLMPVLRKWGVFEIEGLDGEGEKAREELSEFMTALDEAATKFEERREARRARIAARG; from the coding sequence GTGCTGAACGAGCTCGAACCGGTCGTGGAGAAAGAGCTGAACCGGCACTTGTCGATGGCCAAGGAGTGGTTCCCGCACGAGTACGTGCCGTGGGGCAAGGGCCGTGACTATGCCTTCCTCGGCGGCGAGGACTGGGTGCCCGAGGACTCCAAGGTCAGCGACGCGGCGCGCGAGGCGCTCCTGGTCAACCTGCTGACCGAGGACAACCTGCCCGGCTACCACTCGGCGATCTCCCGCATCATGGGCCGTGAAGGCGCCTGGGGCACGTGGGTCAACCGCTGGACCGCCGAGGAGAACCGCCACGGCATCGTCATCCGCGACTTCCTCACCGTGACCCGGGCCGTCGACCCGGTGGTGCTGGAGAAGGCCCGGATGCAGCACATGGAGATCGGCTACGAGCCCGACCACGGCGAGAAGGTCCTGCACGGCGTCGCCTACGTCTCCTTCCAGGAGCTGGCCACCCGCGTCTCGCACCGCAACACCGGCAGGGCGTCCGAGGACCCGCTGTGCGAGCAGATGATGCAGCGCGTCGCGGCCGACGAGAACCTGCACATGATCTTCTACCGCAACGTGCTCGGCGCCTCCTTCGAGGTCGCGCCGAACGCGGCCATGCGGGCCGTCGCCGACGTCGTCAAGGGCTTCCAGATGCCCGGCTACACGATCGACGGATTCCTCCGCAAGTCCGTCGCGATCGCCAACGCCGGCATCTACGACCTCCGGCTGCACCACGACGAGGTGCTCATGCCGGTCCTGCGCAAGTGGGGCGTCTTCGAGATCGAGGGCCTGGACGGCGAGGGCGAGAAGGCCCGTGAGGAGCTCTCCGAGTTCATGACCGCCCTCGACGAGGCGGCGACCAAGTTCGAGGAGCGCCGCGAGGCCCGGCGGGCCCGCATCGCCGCCCGCGGCTGA
- a CDS encoding serine/threonine-protein kinase yields the protein MSRQGRSEQGRSDRSSATSGDTIGPYRLAEVLGEGGMGVVRRGTDPAGRSVAVKLLRGGSDETALRRLAREVDTMRRVRSPFVAQIIDADVTHEPPYIVTQYVQGKTLEQTIDDSGPLAGFALKRLAWGLAEALAAIHASGIVHRDLKPGNVMFAGNGDPILIDFGIAQPVDATRLTSAGMVIGTPGYLAPELLSGDDFRAPADVHAWAGTVIYAATGRPPFGNGTFEQIFAKIIQGTPDLDGVPAPLLPLLRSAMAQHPAERPTAKHVAGLVERIDLEMTMFDQTLLDDRPARSPQPPPPVSPPRDVREIPRQPAGDARLPQPSDFIGQIPPVAPPPPEPYPGQQDPHGTRRFTGTNPFDPYATTDDRPYAPPPPSSALYGPPSTQADPPWGGPQGGHQNPYGSGQPYPSQYPPQPQQPQQPQPWADQARGPETRPDPDRAERPPEPKPFGLYQALGFLLLAGILALAWAVPSTAFVIAFVAATLLRAGDKAAQGTESRRVRRGERDSDLAGTLLRTPLHLPGTLIGTAVITLANLLLGMLVATGLVVAGQRGNTAVTIGVVLAVFLQFWGMGGTGSRRQLARIWGGVLPRREPALIAVLCVGAAVAVLALMVYDSAPDPGAFGPFADWLEDAWRTVKGWVEDFG from the coding sequence ATGAGTCGGCAAGGCCGAAGTGAGCAAGGCCGAAGCGATCGGAGTAGTGCCACGTCCGGGGACACCATCGGCCCGTACCGGCTCGCCGAGGTGCTCGGCGAGGGCGGCATGGGAGTCGTGCGCCGGGGAACCGACCCGGCGGGCCGGTCGGTAGCGGTCAAGCTGCTGCGCGGCGGCTCCGACGAGACCGCGCTGCGCCGCCTCGCCCGCGAGGTCGACACGATGCGGCGCGTGCGCAGCCCGTTCGTCGCGCAGATCATCGACGCGGACGTGACCCACGAGCCGCCCTACATCGTCACCCAGTACGTCCAGGGCAAGACCCTGGAGCAGACGATCGACGACTCGGGACCGCTGGCGGGCTTCGCGCTCAAGCGGCTGGCCTGGGGCCTGGCGGAGGCGCTCGCGGCGATCCACGCCTCGGGCATCGTGCATCGCGACCTCAAGCCCGGCAACGTCATGTTCGCCGGGAACGGCGACCCGATCCTCATCGACTTCGGCATCGCCCAGCCCGTCGACGCGACCCGGCTGACCTCGGCGGGGATGGTGATCGGCACGCCCGGCTACCTCGCGCCCGAGCTGCTGAGCGGCGACGACTTCCGGGCGCCCGCCGACGTCCACGCCTGGGCCGGCACGGTCATCTACGCGGCCACCGGGCGTCCGCCGTTCGGCAACGGCACGTTCGAGCAGATCTTCGCCAAGATCATCCAGGGCACGCCCGACCTCGACGGCGTCCCGGCGCCGCTGCTCCCGCTGCTGCGCAGCGCGATGGCGCAGCACCCCGCGGAGCGCCCCACCGCCAAGCACGTCGCGGGCCTGGTCGAGCGGATCGACCTCGAGATGACCATGTTCGACCAGACGCTACTGGACGACCGGCCCGCCCGCAGCCCGCAGCCTCCGCCGCCGGTGTCGCCGCCGCGCGACGTGCGGGAGATCCCGCGCCAGCCGGCGGGCGACGCGCGCCTGCCGCAGCCGAGCGACTTCATCGGGCAGATCCCTCCGGTGGCCCCGCCGCCGCCCGAGCCCTACCCGGGGCAGCAGGATCCGCACGGGACCCGGCGGTTCACCGGGACCAACCCCTTTGATCCCTATGCCACGACCGACGACCGCCCGTACGCGCCGCCGCCTCCGTCGTCCGCCCTGTACGGGCCGCCGTCGACGCAGGCGGACCCGCCGTGGGGCGGGCCGCAGGGCGGTCACCAGAACCCGTACGGGAGCGGCCAGCCCTACCCGTCGCAGTATCCGCCGCAGCCCCAGCAGCCTCAGCAGCCCCAGCCGTGGGCCGACCAGGCGCGCGGGCCGGAGACCAGACCCGACCCCGACCGGGCCGAGCGGCCTCCGGAGCCCAAGCCCTTCGGCCTCTACCAGGCGCTCGGGTTCCTGCTGCTGGCGGGCATCCTGGCGCTGGCGTGGGCGGTGCCGTCGACGGCGTTCGTCATCGCGTTCGTCGCGGCGACCCTGCTGCGCGCGGGCGACAAGGCCGCGCAGGGCACCGAGTCGCGCCGGGTCCGGCGCGGCGAGCGGGACTCCGATCTCGCCGGGACCCTGCTGCGCACCCCGCTGCACCTGCCGGGCACCCTGATCGGCACCGCCGTGATCACGCTGGCGAACCTGCTGCTCGGCATGCTGGTCGCCACGGGCCTCGTGGTGGCCGGGCAGCGGGGCAACACCGCGGTGACGATCGGCGTGGTCCTCGCCGTCTTCCTCCAGTTCTGGGGGATGGGCGGCACCGGCTCGCGGCGGCAGCTCGCCCGGATCTGGGGCGGCGTCCTGCCGCGCCGCGAGCCCGCGCTGATCGCGGTGCTGTGCGTCGGCGCCGCGGTCGCCGTGCTCGCCCTCATGGTCTATGACAGCGCCCCCGACCCCGGCGCGTTCGGGCCGTTCGCGGACTGGCTGGAGGACGCCTGGCGCACGGTCAAGGGCTGGGTGGAGGACTTCGGCTAG
- a CDS encoding electron transfer flavoprotein subunit beta/FixA family protein codes for MNIVVCVKQVPDTESPRKLKSDDNTLDRAAADGVINELCEYAIEEALLIKEAHGGEVTVLTMGPDKATESIRKALAMGADKAVHLVDDALVGSDALQTSYALQQLVGRAGADLVIMGSESTDARTGVLAAMLSERLGWPQLTLANKVEIAGTAVTIQRQTDTGFDKVEASLPAVISVVEKINEPRYPSFKGIMAAKKKPVESLSVADAGIDAGQVGVANAYSAVVDHADAPARAKGQVVGDEGDGGVKIADFLASKKFV; via the coding sequence ATGAACATCGTCGTATGCGTGAAGCAGGTTCCCGACACGGAGAGCCCGCGCAAGTTGAAGTCCGATGACAACACTCTCGACCGCGCTGCTGCGGACGGCGTCATCAACGAGCTCTGCGAGTACGCCATCGAGGAGGCGCTGCTCATCAAGGAGGCGCACGGCGGCGAGGTGACGGTCCTGACCATGGGTCCGGACAAGGCCACCGAGTCGATCCGCAAGGCGCTCGCCATGGGCGCCGACAAGGCCGTCCACCTGGTGGACGACGCCCTCGTCGGCTCCGACGCGCTCCAGACCTCCTACGCGCTCCAGCAGCTCGTGGGCCGCGCCGGCGCCGACCTGGTGATCATGGGCTCCGAGTCCACCGACGCCCGCACCGGCGTCCTCGCCGCGATGCTCTCCGAGCGTCTCGGCTGGCCGCAGCTCACCCTCGCCAACAAGGTCGAGATCGCCGGCACCGCGGTGACGATCCAGCGGCAGACGGACACCGGCTTCGACAAGGTCGAGGCTTCGCTGCCCGCGGTCATCTCCGTCGTGGAGAAGATCAACGAGCCGCGCTACCCGTCCTTCAAGGGCATCATGGCGGCCAAGAAGAAGCCGGTCGAGTCCCTGTCCGTCGCGGACGCGGGCATCGACGCGGGCCAGGTCGGCGTCGCCAACGCCTACTCCGCCGTGGTCGACCACGCCGACGCGCCGGCGCGCGCCAAGGGCCAGGTCGTCGGCGACGAGGGTGACGGCGGCGTGAAGATCGCCGACTTCCTCGCCAGCAAGAAGTTCGTGTAA